The proteins below are encoded in one region of Antennarius striatus isolate MH-2024 chromosome 7, ASM4005453v1, whole genome shotgun sequence:
- the suco gene encoding SUN domain-containing ossification factor isoform X3, which yields MKRLRVLLVCLIVALLCWYPIQHVSSSEQSPGQSAGDRNPEGQEQEKEQDSIQHKVLDEWKTHTSYGIELEAETTSHEKLEIDNASEEKTVNAQEVEVKETKPDPESDAASAAPESEPDPDPQTDLDPKTDTKDSNQEVPVPPATESAPVEAHIPSDAPPSLEFPSDAPAAHSSLDLHPATSSDDAENTPTSESACQTHAGVDEAGIDDQLTDQNHRSDPEVEDWTSSGHVDQEQQEQQQLQEIEDGQFDLDQEGNFSRHHPEQKEGETSAARETDPSVPSKEDIPTFDEWKKKVMEVEKEKSQSLSSVTNGCPHPVKKVQKNFNNYASDECGAKILSANSEAKSMSSILMENMDLYMLNPCSTKIWFVIELCEPIQVKQLDIANFELFSSTPKDFLVSISDRYPTNKWVKLGTFHAHDSRTVQSFPLDEQLYAKYVKMFIKYVKVELLSHFGSEHFCPLSLIRVFGTSMVEEYDEIAESQYPSERLDYLDEDFDFPPGYQPSEDKASKNLLGSATNAILNMVNNIAANVLGGKPGLEGGTETGENTTAAEHEKGSTEVTPKSSETTQVSAISEPAEQEDSAASSDPPPSPPDSHEDQRIVTLVEEDEDEEPRQTTVTLMEDGEEEEEKAEETTREAGDRNQWESQTYCPFSSFSSLSLSCMVTLPELLHRWCSARLAKERLRSLRRKQLSIHAQTRPDQTTPFPAHTPQLSPALDSTPVKEVLPLTEQSPEPNVPVMSQNEGMNVGEVHFTHPNTPDAHTPELNIILEPSRVTIIPTDSLSDIQSSLSLPTPTHDEKLLPHIKYAALDPIPITPLHAVSIPETLMASSATSTPTVSFPPQPLASETGSPGVVVPPLVEQPVQPLPTASKPEEFNPPPTELPTAAPPTDIHSDAAQSSTDNGDSQIHDIQTSQTHWEQRDSPSQAGEPRRVEEPVDEDILSTNGHRTTTDFYAELQNGGDYASGTVNGNGALLNGGVMHSSSQKESVFMRLNNRIKALEVNMSLSSRYLEELSQRYRKQMEEMQRAFNKTIIKLQNTSRIAEEQDQKQTESIQVLQSQLESVTKMMINLTVTVGQLQREVSDRQSYLVVSLVLCLSLGFLLCLQCCCSSTPSPNNNASTLPMSNHYPSPKRCFSSYDDMSLKRRVTCPLVRSKSFHLSSTDVGPDDLYIVEPLRFSPEKKKKRCKSKSLDKADILKAIEPPPLISNGGPKCNGFQPSLPLTPPPPPPPPPLPLMPPPPAPNPPSSSLKEVSLLPTCTSKDFPLENSSSSSPTHSEEWYASCLPPPSQIVPFADLCNGHDVVFPQHQPLAKSRQEKRSMKRQKLPQTELQFPSIPGEGVGSLPSLQHLMKGNKQISVGTIGVTAVSGHV from the exons ACTGTGAATGCTCAGGAAGTTGAGGTGAAGGAGACCAAGCCTGACCCAGAGTCTGATGCTGCATCTGCTGCTCCTGAGTCAGAACCAGACCCAGACCCTCAGACAGATCTGGACCCTAAGACTGACACTAAGGACAGCAACCAGGAAGTCCCTGTGCCCCCCGCTACAGAATCAGCTCCAGTTGAGGCCCACATACCCTCAGACGCCCCACCCTCACTAGAGTTCCCTAGTGACGCCCCTGCTGCACACTCAAGTTTGGATCTTCATCCCGCCACATCCTCAGATGATGCTGAAAACACACCTACCTCAGAGAGCGCTTGCCAGACCCACGCAGG AGTGGATGAGGCTGGCATAGACGACCAGCTGACAGACCAGAACCACCGCTCTGACCCTGAAGTGGAGGACTGGACTTCATCTGGTCATGTGGACCAGGAACAACAAGAACAGCAACAGCTGCAGGAGATTGAGGATGGGCAGTTTGATTTGGACCAGGAGGGAAACTTCTCCCGGCACCACCCTGAGCAGAAG gAAGGGGAAACCAGTGCTGCAAGGGAGACAGATCCGTCAGTACCCAGCAAAGAAGACATTCCCACCTTTGATGAGTGGAAGAAGAAAGTCATGGaggtggagaaagagaaaa GTCAGTCTCTCTCCTCGGTCACCAACGGTTGCCCCCATCCAGTGAAGAAGGTCCAGAAAAATTTCAATAATTATGCGTCTGATGAGTGTGGTGCCAAGATACTCTCTGCCAACAGTGAGGCCAAG AGCATGTCATCTATTCTCATGGAGAACATGGATCTGTACATGCTAAATCCTTGTAGCACCAAAATCTG GTTTGTCATTGAGCTCTGTGAGCCGATTCAGGTCAAACAGCTAGACATTGCTAACTTCGAGCTTTTCTCGTCAACGCCGAAAGACTTCTTGGTGTCCATCAGTGACAG ATATCCTACCAACAAGTGGGTAAAGCTTGGGACTTTTCATGCTCATGATTCACGCACAGTCCAGAGCTTCCCGCTGGACGAGCAACTTTATGCTAAATATGTGAAG ATGTTCATCAAGTATGTAAAG GTTGAACTCCTCTCCCACTTTGGATCAGAACACTTCTGTCCCCTCAGTCTCATCCG GGTGTTTGGTACCAGCATGGTGGAGGAGTATGATGAGATAGCAGAGTCCCAGTACCCTTCAGAGAGACTGGACTATCTGGATGAAGACTTTG ACTTTCCCCCCGGCTACCAACCATCAGAAGACAAGGCCTCTAAAAACCTGCTTGGCTCAGCAACAA ATGCCATCCTAAACATGGTGAACAACATTGCTGCTAATGTGCTCGGTGGGAAGCCAGGATTGGAGGGTGGAACTGAAACAGGAG aaaatacaaCTGCAGCAGAGCACGAAAAGGGGAGCACAGAAGTTACACCCAAATCGTCCGAAACGACGCAAGTCTCTGCAAT atcggAGCCTGCAGAGCAGGAGGACTCTGCTGCCTCCAGTGACCCACCCCCCTCGCCACCTGACTCCCACGAAGACCAACGAATTGTCACCCTGGTAGAGGAGGACGAAGATGAAGAACCCAGACAGACTACTGTGACCCTGATGGAGGAcggggaagaagaggaggagaaggcagAGGAGACGACGAGGGAGGCAGGAGACAGGAACCAGTGGGAGAGTCAGACTTACtgtcctttctcctccttctcctccttgtcTCTGTCCTGTATGGTCACTCTGCCTGAGCTCCTCCATCGCTGGTGCTCTGCCAGGCTGGCCAAAGAGAGACTCCGCAGCCTCAGGAGGAAGCAGCTGAGCATTCACGCGCAGACACGGCCCGATCAGACCACCCCCTTCCCAGCACACACGCCTCAACTGAGCCCCGCCCTTGATTCCACACCTGTCAAAGAAGTCCTCCCCCTCACAGAACAATCTCCAGAACCCAATGTGCCTGTTATGAGCCAAAATGAGGGCATGAACGTGGGTGAGGTCCACTTCACACATCCCAACACTCCCGACGCCCACACTCCAGAGCTCAACATCATCCTTGAGCCTAGTAGGGTCACCATCATCCCCACAGATAGTCTGTCAGACATCCAGAGCTCCTTGTCGTTGCCAACCCCCACACATGACGAGAAGCTGCTTCCTCACATTAAATATGCAGCCTTGGACCCCATCCCTATTACACCCCTTCATGCTGTCTCCATCCCAGAGACACTAATGGCCAGCAGTGCCACCTCAACTCCTACTGTCAGCTTTCCTCCACAGCCCTTAGCCTCAGAGACAGGCTCCCCTGGTGTTGTGGTTCCCCCCCTTGTAGAACAGCCTGTTCAGCCTCTTCCCACTGCATCAAAGCCTGAAGAGTTCAACCCCCCTCCCACTGAGCTGCCAACAGCTGCACCACCGACCGACATACACTCAGATGCAGCGCAGTCAAGCACAGACAATGGAGACTCACAAATACATGATATCCAGACATCTCAGACACACTGGGAGCAGCGGGACTCCCCCAGTCAGGCCGGAGAGCCCCGTCGGGTGGAAGAACCAGTGGATGAGGACATCCTGAGCACCAATGGCCATCGGACAACTACCGACTTCTATGCAGAACTGCAAAATGGAGGAGATTACGCCAGTGGAACGGTAAATGGGAATGGTGCGCTGTTGAATGGGGGAGTGATGCACAGCTCCAGCCAGAAAGAGAGCGTGTTCATGAGGCTGAACAACAGGATTAAAGCCCTGGAGGTGAACATGAGTCTGTCCAGCAGATACCTGGAGGAGCTCAGCCAGAG ATATCGTAAACAGATGGAAGAGATGCAAAGAGCTTTCAATAAAACCATCATAAAACTTCAGAACACTTCACGCATTGCTGAGGAGCAG GACCAGAAGCAGACTGAGTCCATCCAGGTCCTGCAGAGCCAGCTGGAGAGCGTTACCAAGATGATGATCAATCTCACAGTGACAGTCGGCCAGCTGCAGAGAGAG GTATCTGACCGTCAGAGCTACCTGGTGGTGTCTCTGGTCCTCTGCCTGTCTCTGGGCTTTCTGCTGTGTCTTcagtgctgctgcagctccactCCCAGCCCCAACAACAATGCTTCTACCCTTCCAATGAGCAACCACTACCCCAGCCCCAAGAG GTGCTTCTCCTCCTATGATGACATGAGTCTAAAGCGCAGGGTGACCTGTCCGCTTGTTCGCTCCAAGTCGTTCCATTTGTCCTCTACAGACG TAGGTCCAGATGACTTATACATTGTAGAACCTTTAAGGTTTTCTCCAGAGAAAAAG aAAAAGCGCTGCAAGTCAAAGTCTTTGGACAAGGCTGATATTCTGAAGGCCATTGAGCCCCCTCCTCTAATCTCAAATGGGGGTCCCAAGTGCAACGGTTTCCAGCCATCCCTTCCTCTAACACCACcaccgccccctcctcctcccccccttcctcttatgcccccccctcctgcacctaatcctccatcctcttctctgaAAGAAGTGTCATTACTGCCAACTTGCACGTCTAAGGACTTCCCCTTGGAGaatagcagcagcagctcacccaCCCATTCTGAAGAGTGGTACGCAAgctgcctcccccctccctcccagatAGTACCCTTCGCTGACCTGTGCAACGGCCACGACGTTGTTTTCCCGCAGCATCAACCTCTTGCTAAATCCCGCCAGGAGAAGCGCTCGATGAAGAGGCAGAAATTGCCTCAGACAGAGCTGCAGTTCCCCTCCATACCAGGAGAGGGTGTCGGATCTCTGCCCAGCCTGCAGCATCTTATGAAGGGAAACAAGCAGATCAGTGTTGGGACCATTGGTGTGACAGCTGTCTCCGGACATGTCTGA